Part of the Nicotiana sylvestris chromosome 2, ASM39365v2, whole genome shotgun sequence genome, atatatatgagcaaTTAGTTGTTAGTATTGTATATTGTATTGTATGATTTTGTGCTTGTTTTGTGAATTTTTTATCCGAATTAGTTTAATGTTTAgtaaatttgtatgaaaattgttTATTATACCTCTGTTATATACTTGTTGAATAATTTGTGTTACATGTTGACTATTTTTATAATTGTACAACAATAATATATGACTTTTAGTGTTATTTAGTGTCCTTTAGTGTAGTAGAACTGTAAATAAATTTCAATTTATGTTATTTATTTAGGGTAATAAGCGAGTTCCACTCCACAAGGCAGCCTTGGATCTGGTGTTAGAACGATAAAATATGAACGAGACAAAATTACGAGGAAGGTGTGGGCTCCAATGAAATTCCCCTtttaaaggggggggggggggagttctGTCGGGGAAGAAGACTGGTTTAATTAAATGGGTATAGCTCATGAATTACATGTGTTATACCTAACTGTCTTTTCACATTCAGGTATAGCGCATGTATTGATGCGCTATACTAAGTCTTTGACCGCCTTTTCAAACTAAGGCATAGCGCATGAATTACATGCGTTATACCTTAACGGAGAAACTTGTCATTAAGGTATAGCGCATGAAATCCGtacgctatatataaaaatgctCTCAAGTCTTTTTTCAcctattttggtgttttgagtcCAATTTTGCAACACTTTGGTTCCGTATTCGGGGTGGAGGGGGAGGGGGGCTCCAAGCAATCTCTATCCTATACTCATTTTTAGTAAAATCAAAACCAATTAAATTTAGAATCTAAAGCACTATTCAAGTGCAATATTCTGAAATCCAATCATAAGACAATTCACGTCAGTCAAGAGATCATAGCGAAAGAATCCCTAAAACCAACGTCATTATCATCTTATTTAAACTCTCCATGAGATAAATATTCAGAATATTAGTGGCGAAATTTTATCAAAATAAACCTTCAAAAAGAGAAATACTACCCAAGTAACTGTACATAGAGCTGTCAGCTAAAAATAACTATAACCCCTCTGTCCCATTCATGTGAAGAGGCTCGGAATATACAGAGTCAAAGGACCTAGTTTTAGCATGAATTTGGGCATCGATTCTTTaagtttttgaaataaaatttacagATTCTTGAGCGATACAAAATTATTACAAGCCACAATGGTTGATAATTcaagataatttaaataataaaaaatcgtAGTCAAAGAAAAAAGGGTTTGACTCCTTCAACTAGTAATAGTGTCACATAAAGAAAGCATGAGTACCAGATCCTGTACCAAACAGAAACATATGATGGCAGCATAAGATTGTAATGGTGGCAGGAAAGTTCTCGCCCCTGTAAAGGGGATTTACTGAACAAGTTCATGAGATAAATGAAGCAGACTTAAGAGATGAATCCAGGGCTAGGAACTAAATCAATGAATGAAACTACCAAAAAGCGTAAAGGAATAATGAAGATTAAGTTCAACTTCAGGCAGGCTAACAAGATATTGAAGTTAATAAAATGGTGGAAATGTAAAGATAAAGTGAAATGGCTGAAAAGTAAAGGCTGAAAAGTAAAGATAGCAAAATGGctgaaaagtaaagaaaaataatcTGACGGAAGGAGTGCGGAGTAATGGAAAAGTtgcaaaataaaaataagaagttacgaGGATCCGACATAACGATATTTAACGACATTTAAATGAACTGACTTACGCCAAACCACGTTCTAAATGGTATTCATTTCAGCTGAAACAAGCATCCAGGCCCTTAAATCATAGAGCCTCCCATTCATCCTGCTTGGAGACAAGCGGAGTTTTATGAGATTTAATATTTCAAGGGGAAGTTTTAAACAACTGGAACGAAATGATGTGGATAGCTGGGTACTCATCAAGAATTCAAGAGCATAATCGGAATGAAAGGAAACGTAATGACACCCATATGGCCGAGCAAAACAAAAATAGACATCAGCTCCGCCCAAAATAAAGCAACAGCATCCTCGAACTATCAAAACTTGACCATTGAAGGACTTTATGGCAactaaacaaaaaacaaaagatcCAAAATCTACAAGCCAAGTGAAGCAAGCAATCAAGCTGCAAGCTGGATACATTTCGCTTAACTGCTGTAAAAGATTACCACATAAAGCAGTACAAGTACCAACTGGGTTGAGACATACCTTGACTCTGACCACCCATACCCTTCTTGTTAGCTGCAGGACCAATCCGCATGGGCCTGGTCGAGCAAAACTGTCCATTCATCTCTGTCATAGCACGTAACTGCTCACTTTCATCCCCAAATTTAACAAAACCATAACCTTTGGTGCGCCCTGTGGCCCTATCTGTTACAACCTTAGCACCCCTCACCGAAGGATAGTTAACCCTAAATGTCTCCTGGAGCATGTAATCAGTGACATCAGCTGCCAAGTCACCAACAAATATTGTATATTCAGGAGCATTATCGGAACGTCTTTCACCGGAGCCAAGAGATGCCCAGTTAAGTCTAAAATTTTGCTCAATATTAGGCATCAAGGTCCCATTATATGCTAGCAGATTCCTCTCTGCGGCAGCATGACTATTAAACTCAATAAAGCCATAACCCTCTGACTGTCCAGTTTGCTTGTTACGGATAACTTTAGCATTGACCACCTACGCAAGAGACAAGCAGTTAATATTCTCTAAAAAAAACCTAAAAAGTGAACGGGAAAGAAGACTGTTAATAGTAACACTACTGCTCATACAGTATAAGAggcaagaaaaaaataaatagagaGGGGGAAAGAGCGCATGTGTTTATTTTGTCTACTCACACAAGCATGCATCTAAATTCAACCATCACACAATCGGTAAGCATAAACAAATTGCACATGGATTTACTTTTTTGATAAGGTTGTTTATGGAATGCACATAGATTTACTTTTTCTGGTAAGGTTGTGTATGGATTGCACATGGATTTACTTTTATGATAAGGTTATTTATGGATTATTAGGCCCCTTCTTGCAATATGCCAGATGTAGTGAAAACGCATTCAGCTTAATCCTTTCCAGTGTCAATACCCATAGTCAAAAGAGGCCCATAGTCAAAAGAGGCAGGTATCAGCAGGTATAGCCACCAATTATAAGGTTAAAAATTACTATCCAATTTTTTACCCCTGTAACACATCAAAGGAATCTCAACTGAAGAACAACTTAATTAGAAGATAAAAAGCAACCATTAGACAGCAGCTGATAGTTCCAAAAGATAATCCCAAGCCACCTCGACAAACTAATTAAAACTTAGCTATCATTTATTTAAAAAGATAACTCTAACAACCCTGTCAAAGAGTCAATACTGGCCCTTTTCCCACTTTGCTCCTTTTGTAATTTGAATCCCAGCCTCTTGGCTGAAGGTGGAAAGTACTTTTCCGCTAGGCTTACCTTACTTGTCTAGATATGGTTAACCTTAACACCTTCCATTGACAACAAAATTAAACAAGTTACAGAATACAAATAACAGCATAGTCGCATACCCTTTACCAACAAGCTAGTACAAGATCAGGACTACAAACTACAGCAGACTCACATACCTTTTACCAACATTCTAATACAAATTACTGAAGACAACAACAGAATATTCACGAACTTTTAGCAACAAGGTGATACAATTTACTGAATACACACTATAGCATATTCACATACTTTTACCAACAAGCAAATTCAATTTACTTGCACAAACATGCCCTTTTATAAGGCATATTCTCACGCCTTTTACCAACAACATAACACAAGTTACTACGTAGAACCAACAGAATATTCACACACTGCATACCAACAATGTAACACAAGTTTAAATACAAAAAACAGCAAATTCACATACCTTTTAACAACAAACTAATAGAAGTCACTGCATATAAACTACAGTGCACTCGCATACCTTCTACCAACAACTAGTAAAAGACGGCCCATGCTAAGCATGGGCCCAAGATATTTCATATGCGAGAATTTCTTTATAATcatcttttttgttttgtttgtctttgCGGTAAATAGTTAATTTATTCAGAGATCATTATTGTCATTTAATTTGTTGCTCGTGAGATATACCCCTTATGGAAATTCGTTAGAACttgctcccccccccccccccgctttCTTCTCCTTCTTATTTGTGATTGATTTGAATTGGTTTggttaaaattgaaaaaataacaTTATTGAGTTTTGTTGGATTGATTGTTGAAGAGCAAAGAGATTTTATTAAGTCTATTGGTGTAAGAATATTAGATACAAAATTTAAAGTTATTTGAACCTATTCTGAAGAAATAATTTCTTCGTGAAGTTTCTTAAAAACTCTTGATGATGTGTCAGAATATATGAACTATTTACTTTGAAGCTACGATACATTTTATATGGAACTCCTAATGATGCGCAAGGACTTATAGGTTATAGCAATTCCATCCATTAGAAATTTAGTAATTCGTGTTTGAGTTGTGGCAAGGTAAGTCTTCTTGCGATCATCTAGGAATTGAACTTCATTTTTCGATGCGAAAGTTATTTTTAAATAGCCTAATTAGGCGGATCAAAGCTTAAATAGTGACAAAAAAAACCTATATATGTAAATCTTCCAAAAAATATTATCGCCAAGTTCATAGTTAATACATCGCTATTTGATAAATATTGAAGAATTTACTTTTTAAAGTTTTTTTGTGCCGATAGACCAAATGCAAAAGTATTACTAACAAAGAGGCTTATTTTGTCTTATAAAAAGTTTATACTGACAAAGAATAAATGGCCATCATGACACTAAAGTAATTGCCTCATTGGACAATATTAGAATAAATAAAACTATTATAATTATGCTAATTCATGTGTACTGAAAAACTGAAAAATTTGTCCGTTAATATAAAATAACTATTAGTGCATTATGAATTTGTTCTTATATCAAACTTCAAAATCTTCAAAATAGGATTTACATAAAAGATTTTTTAAGCTTTTCGAATTCTTTTACATTTATCTCTTTAGCCAAAAATTATTCGTTGTATTGGGCGTCCATATATTGAAAATTTAAGAGTTTAAATTTTATGTATTGACAatgtaataaaatatatatacaatcaaaTAGCTTAAAGGGAAGTTACATATAACtctatttttaataaataatactTCAGACAAACAGTTATAAGATTAAAATATACTCATGATGTAAACAATTTTTATACTATCATTGCATGTAATTTAAATCGAAAAgccaaaaatttaaaatatgaTTTGAGATTTAGAAATCAACGTGCAAGGCTCATGCATTAAAATACAAGACTTCCAATTTAGTTTTGCATTTTACATTATATGAATTTAAGTGTTATTTGTCATCATATCCCTTTACAATtttaaatttaagaaaataatttttaaaatcttTTATGTGTATAAGACATATTTATTATGTGTAAAAATAAATCtccaatatataaaaaaaaaagaggtagggacataaaactaaaaataagtTTGTAAATAGCGAAAAAATTCAACTGACCCTGAATTTAATAAGGACCCATGAATATCAGTGTTGAAGTTGACCTTTGAGTAATTTTCCTTCGTAttcctttatttttattttattttctttatggTTTTCATTTCCTTTGCTCTATATCATATAATGACTTTTAATAAGCTAGATAAAGGTAGTTAGACAGGAGAAGTCTATGGCCTTAAACTAATTTTGTTATTGAGAAGATCGTGTGGAATTTTATTAGAAAGATAAGACCGAGTGCTACTATTCAAATGTCTGTGAAATTTCAGATGGGTCCCACCACGATAATGACCATTTCAAAACTGATGCAAAGCAATTTACCAAAGAGGGCTTAAAGTACAAAGGATTTACGGAAAACTAAGAAACAAAGATGAGTAATAAGGAGATAAAGTAAGGGCAAAACAAATCTTTGTAAAAGTTAAATTTTACAAAGTAGGCGGAACCTGGCATTTTCATCCATTACAGTCTGCGCTAGGATATACACCTCCAACGCGAGAAGGACAAATGATTAAAGCAGGACTACAAGCTAATGACTAAATTAACCTCGTGATGGCCAGGCAGACATGTTGACCATGACCTACCTGGTTATTCCTATTTATAGTATAGGAATAGATGTAAGAGGAGTTACTGAATACGAATTACAGCTTATTCACATACCTTTCACCAACAATCTAACCCAAAAGTCACTGATTACAAACTATAGCATAGTAACATAACTTTTCCCAACAGAATTACTAAATACAAAcaccatcatcaacaacaacaacatatcagtaaaatcccactagtggggtctggaaaGGGTACGATATTTCCGGGAGACACTCGGCTCACCGGAAGAGATAATAATttcagaaaagaaacaaaagaaaagatcTATAACAACAAAAGAAGCAGGAGAAGTAATAATAATATCTTAAAATACACCAAATAAGTGAAAGGGAGTGCAATAATACAATCACATGCGCAACAACAAAATAGTGTGAACACAACATACACCGTTATGTTGGGAAATACAAACACCATCATATTCACATTTCACAAATAAACATTCAGTAAATATTCATATCTGAATGTAGCAAACACTTGAAAATCTCTCGGAAGATAACAAAGATCAAATCTTCCACATAAAGCCTCTTAAATTTAAAGCAAAAACGAGAAATTCCATGAAACAACAATTACTATGAATCCAAAATTCAGCAAAAATCTATATCACAGCGTACGGTAAAAcaataaaaaggagaaaaattCGATTGTTGGTATACGAGGCATACCTCCCCAGTTTGTGCGAAGCAGTTGAGGAGGTACTGTTCGTCCATCCAAAACTGAAGATCTCCGATCCAAAGGCTTCGGATCTCATCAGCAGTAGTCGGCTGAACAGAACCGGAGGCGTTATACTGAGGCTGTTGTTGTTGAGGTTGAGGAACTCCGCCCTGCTGCGGCGGTTGCTGGTAATAATATCCAGATTGCTGCTGAGGCGTCGGAACCTGATACTGCAGCGGCTGCTGAGTCATCCACTGCTGTGTCTGCTGCTGGTACTGTTGTGGTGGTGGAACCATGGAATTTGCTGGTTGCATCGTGGTGAAGATGGGGGGCGGATTAAGAGAGGCAGGGGTCGGGGGAGATTCGGCAGAACCCTAGAAGGATGTATGGATGTGGAGAGACGAAAAAGTAATGTAACGGAGGGGACGCAATGGGTGCACGCGTGACTTTTGTTATTGCGAGATAttttcttgcctttcttttttttgGGGGGTTAAACTATCAAATTTTTATTTAACCAAGTTTAATATTTGCATCCGTTAGCTCATAAAAAACTAATCAAAAAACAACCAGAATTGACCAAAAAATATTTAATGCTactaaggcctcatttgtttgcacttaatgaaggtctgaatcttaatcattcaaaTGTCAGACATTTAGTGTGTTTGTTTTTAAAgtttgaatcttaattattcagatcttaattattaaatgtatttattttttctacttcacaaccacttaatgggtctgaatagatctgtatgattaagatctataacaaaaacttaatttcattaagatgttatcacatattcattattaactgtCACCACCAATATCAACTACCGCCATGCCACCACCACCACTTCAACTACCACCACGTCACCATCATACTCAATCATAGCCATTACCATTATCGACCATCACCACCCAACATCCCCACCACTCCGATCACCATATATCATTGTCACCCACAATCAACACTTATCCACCTCAACTAACACAGCTAACCACCACATCACCCTCAACAACCACAGCCGTCAATGTCCATTATTATAACCTACCGCCACCCACCAACCACCTTTCTCTGTCACAACTACTACCACCACCCGacattattaactatcaccacccaccaccattatcctcaatcataatcgccaccactaccagtcactactagctactagcaTGAACCACCATCATCAACTAAAACTACCACCAACCACCGTCTCTAGTCGGTATTCACCTGTTAGCCcctatcatattttaaaaaactatatagtttattgatagaatattagattagctagtattttatttgaattttatgtttattaattttcaaataaagataaattttatacattcagataTTAAGAATCAAACAATCTTAATTATttctattcagatcttaatacacatcttaatatattcagatatgtattcagattcagatgtctttatcttaatacacatcttgatattcagatgtgcattcagattcagatgtcttaatctttaaaaaaacaaatgagACCTAAGAGTACCAAGCTCCTGATGTCAAGTAATGGGGTTTTTTAATGCCTTTgtcttatgcttcttatgttttgattatctaacaaacttgttgtgaaaaaccagatagagaacctggccCACATGGTATACATTTCAACTGACCTGGTTCAAGTCTAAAAATCAGCAAATAAATAAACGACCACAGggaggaacacaatagggacctagtgacctggtcccttagggttctccgacacaagtacaagtcagtgactgtccgcaatcattataaagaggaacacaacagggacctggtcccttagggctCTTTGATAGAAGCACATGTCAATTGTACAGTTGGAACGTAGCAGCAGAAAGTGACCATCTCGCAACTATTATAGAAGAGGAACACAATTAGGATCTGGTCCGATAGTGttctctaacagaagtacaagtcgACTATCCAGCTAGAACACAACTACACAAAAGTGGTTGTGCAAACAGTACAGTAGTCACTTCTCATTAGGAAGAAGCGTGTATCAAGAATTGACACCACTATCCATTGTAATGTCTTTTGTGATATAACAACCTAGTGCAAGGCACAATAtttttgtgcattcagtgatattctctcaagcataacaGTGTTTATCCGgtattgaagtcactggtgtgtcaagaacaagaaaacaactccactaaggatcagtttcttaaTGAGTCCATGttcatccgtagttgagttgtaatcatgttatttgttctttattgtatttcctagtttgctttcttggaagctttgtcttaggaacaaaccaaaaatccgtaaacttcagagtttatgttgtgactaggaatagtcataagtctaaagcctttgtaactaggagagttataaagtggcttgtggtgggtgCATCacaagttgaagtctttgtaatagggttattgcaaagtggcttgtaatagggagattgcaagttagtgaagttaaagcctacaagagtaggtcgtggttttttgatccccttgtgtgggatttttccacgtaaaaatcccttgtCTTCTTTACTTTTAGTCTCTATAGCATTCTCAGCATCATCTCACATAGGACCAGGTACTCCATAATTTGGTGGacatatataaactaacaattggtatcatagCAGGTTCTTTCTAAAGGTTAGCACTTAGAAAGGATCTCAATAGCTGCTCCAcccaactttgaggaaggacaatcaacctacaaacctcccagattcaatggtcagtactataGCTGGTAGAAGACTCGCATGCATGATTTTATGATGGCAGAAGACTCAGAATTGTGGGATATCATTTGTGACGGTCCCTATGTCCCCATGAAGAAGCTTGAAGAAACAGGACCAATGGTGCCGAAAGGTAGAAAAGAGTACAACGACATTGACAGAAAAgttgtagaaaagaactatcgtgccaagaaaatcttgatgtGTGGCATAGGACCTGGTGAGTACAACAGAGTCTCAGCTTGTGACAATGCCAAAGAAATACGGGAAGCGTTGCAAACAGCACACGAAGGAACATGAGCTCATCACGGGATATGAGCTctttaggatgaaggatgatgagtctatacaagatatgcacacaagattcacctTCACCAGaaatgagcttcattcacttggatatgtcattcccagaaacaagcttgtaaggaaaatcctcagtgttctacctggttcttgggaaagtaaggtaaatgtcaTCACTGAAGTTAAAAATCTACAAACTCTGACCATGGATGAGTTTATTGGTAATctgaagacatacgagatgaaaataaagaaagacagtgaaagaagagagcctaagaatgaaagaacctggtactcaaaacTGAAAGCAGTGACTCAAGTGATGAAGATAATGACATGGCCTATTttactaagagatttcaaaagatggttcgaagaaatggcgGTATACCAAAGTGGGGCAGTTCAAGTAAAGCAAGGAATAATGATCTCTGTCATAGATGTGGAAAGTcggggcatttcatcaaagactgtccaCTTGCAAAACAGGAGCAATACAAGTAAAATCCTAACAAAGCAGCAAAGATGAACCTGGTTCCAGATAAACGATTCAATCGAAAAAGTGTTGTTGACAATATTGTTAAGCAGGCTCTTGCTACTTGGGGAGACTCATCTAGTGAATCCGAAAGGGAACCAGATGCAGaaaatagttccatgatggcagtggaaactgaagcaacgaAGTATGATTCAATGTTCGCGCTGATGGCTcagtctgatgatgatgaagaagatgaagacgatgaaGGAGTAGTGAGAGGAAGCGGGCTGCGATGGATTATGGATGTTTAAAGCATGTGACTGAAAACATCATGAATTTCctctcactgaaagccctgctTGAAGGGAATGTATCCTTAAAAAGGAAGTAGAGGGTACATTCTCAGTTAATGTAAAGTTGGAAAGGCTCCTTGGTGTGAACGTGTACTATGTGAATGGCCTAAAAGTACAACTACCAATCTGATAACTGGCCAAGTGATCTTAGTAGACAAAGGAAACGAGAACATCCACTCTATTAACTATGAATCTCCATAAGTCGGTGGTATGAGATGGGTGAAGTCGGAATCTTGGCATGAAAGATTGGTGTATGCAAGCTTCTCACCTCCGAATAAAGTAACCCAAAAGGACCTGGTGCGTGATTTGCCAAACTCAAGAGTCACTCTGACACGGTTCACAAAACAAAGGAAGATACTCTCGAGGTGTTAATGGTTCTTGTCAAGAAGATTCAAGTGAAAGCAAAAAGGAGGGGGAGCCACGAACAATTTCTCTACACCAAGGACTCCACAACAAGATGGTATTGCtaaaagaaagaacagaactgGAAGATGCGACATGGACAATGCTCATCGACTATGGAATTGTCAAGAAATTTTGGGCAAAAGCAGTAAATATTGCtttctacttggtgaacaggtgtctGGTCAGGTCCCTCATGAATCAAAGAAAATACCTTCTTGACTACGGGAAGGACCAGCCGCATGCTTTCGACAACGGGAAGGACTAGTTTGGGAAGTTCAATGCAAAAGGCAAATTAAGAAATCTTTCTGGGATACTCTCCACAAAGCAAAGGccacaaagtctacaacaaaGGCACACAAAGTAAAAGGAAGTGCTCATGGGGTATTCAACAAGACATCTTCCTCTAACCAAGGAAGAAACAATGATGATCAATATGATAATTCAACTCTGGTCCCTGGGAAATATCTGAGGCTTCAAATAAGGAGGCTGACATAatgagtaagatgaaggagacAAGTGAAAGACAGTGTAACATCATCTTCCACCTCTCACAAAGAACCTAGTACTTCACTtactaccactgaagctgaagaaagagtgaaaATGCGACTCATGGCACTCCATAAGCAACAAAACAAGAGTGTAGGGAAATCAAAATTAACCTCCCAACTTCCCCTACCAATCAAACCTCAGTCCCAAATTGAAAACACAAAGGCTCCCATCTATGTGACATTTCAATCACTCTCGTGTATTCTATAGTTAGataagaatttaaaaaaaaaatcccttCTGAATCCCCACTCCAGAATGGAATCCAAAGTCAAGTCCTTAGGAATCTTACTTGAAGGTTGCCCAAAGAAGTTTGAGATACATTAAGGGAACTCATGACATGGTCCTGTATTACCCCTCAGGTGATAGTTTTTAATCCTGTTGGGTATGATGATGTTAACTGTGTAGGTTGTCTTATGAAAAGGAAGAGCACTTCTGGAATGATTCACTTGCCATGTTCATGCCTCATCCCTTGGGAGACAAGGAAATAAAACTCAATGGCCACGTCAACAACTGAAGAAGAATATGTAGCGGGAGCATCCTGCTGTACTCAAACCCTATAAATTGAGCAGCAACTGGAAGACCATGGGGTATCTTCGAAACTGATGGTATGTCTTCTCCAAGCAGTCCAATACAAGAGGACCAAACTCATTGAGGGGTGACATTATCTTTTGAGTGTCAATATGGATAAAGGGTTGATCTGTAGGAAGTCTTGCAGAACAGGAGACCAAATTCCAGATATCTTCCTCAAAGCCTTGAGTAGAGAATATTCAAGAACATACAAGGTGAAGATGGTATCATGAGAGTctaatgaagaacctgattctttaTCAGTTGGCTATGCAAGACACCGTCAGGTAAAGTTAGCTAAAGTATTTTCTGACCAAGCCTAACCCACatcaataccgttgcaggtaaacacgcatgccgatcatagaagctaaaggtacagtaTGAACTGCGAGAGAGGAGCTGCTaaaaacctttttcaaaaaaataattgGTCTAGCATCAGGTTCTTGTACcccaggttagtagtaatgtgcgtATTCTGCATGCCttctcaaaataaaataaaaaaacacaaaattaactcaactgccacatcatccgaTTTTCAAAGTCTGCATCTCCTGTAttgtctttcaaatcccttcaCCCTCTCTGCATGGTAACGCTTTCCCACAAACCTACAACTATTTTCAAAACAATTCAGAACCTGTTTCTCTCTCTCCTCTCATCATTAGCCCTTCTTCCAATAAAACATTCTTTTTCTCTCATAGCAAGCCATGAACCTTTATCTCTTTTGTGTACCTGTAATCCTTTCTTCATCTCTCGCTCTCACTTTACTTGTCTTCTAAGTACTTCTATAAtggcaaatgaacaatctcttcCTTCTCCCACCAATAACACCACTCCCACGTCCTTATCATCCTTGAAATCATCCCCAGAGCTTCACTATTTCACTTATTTTACTACTTTATCCACTCCTACCACCTCTCCCTTTCCTATAGT contains:
- the LOC104222941 gene encoding polyadenylate-binding protein RBP45-like — protein: MQPANSMVPPPQQYQQQTQQWMTQQPLQYQVPTPQQQSGYYYQQPPQQGGVPQPQQQQPQYNASGSVQPTTADEIRSLWIGDLQFWMDEQYLLNCFAQTGEVVNAKVIRNKQTGQSEGYGFIEFNSHAAAERNLLAYNGTLMPNIEQNFRLNWASLGSGERRSDNAPEYTIFVGDLAADVTDYMLQETFRVNYPSVRGAKVVTDRATGRTKGYGFVKFGDESEQLRAMTEMNGQFCSTRPMRIGPAANKKGMGGQSQASYQSSPGTQNEDDPSNTTIFVGNVDTNVTDEHLRQIFGHYGQLLHVKIPVGKRCGFVQFADRSCAEEALRSLNGTQLGGQSIRLSWGRSPANKQQPQVDPNQYGGYYGCTPGYEAYGYAPPTQDPNLYYAAGYAGYGNYTQPQQQQQMLQQPQ